The following coding sequences are from one Methanococcoides orientis window:
- a CDS encoding redoxin domain-containing protein produces MAKTSLTAGEKAPNLCLPDPEGNDVSLEDLKGKWVVLYFYP; encoded by the coding sequence ATGGCTAAAACATCACTTACTGCAGGCGAAAAAGCCCCAAACCTTTGTCTACCGGATCCTGAAGGCAACGACGTATCTTTGGAGGACCTTAAAGGAAAATGGGTAGTTCTTTATTTCTATCCCTAA
- a CDS encoding ABC transporter ATP-binding protein → METIPNSDIEDPAVVKADNVCRDYQVGEMTIPVLKNVNMVVKKGEFIAIMGPSGSGKSTLMNLIGCLDRPTCGAVLLMGKDVNSISDNELAKLRGLEIGFVFQSFNLVPRLTALENVELPTYANSRPGVDNRKHARELLELVGLEDRMNYRPTELSGGQSQRVAVARALINDPSLILADEPTGNLDSKTGKEIMELFTDLNNKGRTIIMITHDPNLAKKYADRVVYLKDGYVEDRTDVAN, encoded by the coding sequence TTGGAAACGATCCCAAATTCGGATATTGAAGATCCCGCTGTTGTAAAAGCTGATAATGTCTGTCGTGATTATCAGGTAGGTGAGATGACTATCCCTGTTCTTAAAAATGTGAATATGGTCGTTAAAAAAGGAGAATTTATAGCCATAATGGGTCCCTCGGGGTCGGGTAAAAGTACACTTATGAACCTGATAGGTTGTCTGGACCGTCCCACATGTGGTGCTGTGCTTCTTATGGGGAAAGATGTGAACAGTATCTCTGACAATGAACTGGCAAAACTTCGGGGTCTTGAGATTGGTTTTGTGTTCCAGAGCTTCAACCTTGTTCCAAGACTTACCGCTCTTGAGAATGTAGAACTTCCTACTTATGCCAATAGCAGGCCTGGTGTTGATAATCGAAAACATGCAAGGGAGCTTCTGGAACTGGTGGGGCTGGAAGACCGAATGAATTACCGTCCAACTGAGCTTTCAGGAGGTCAATCTCAGAGAGTTGCTGTTGCACGTGCTTTGATTAATGATCCGTCGCTTATCCTTGCTGATGAGCCTACCGGTAACCTTGATTCAAAGACCGGTAAGGAGATCATGGAGTTGTTCACGGATCTCAATAATAAAGGACGCACGATCATAATGATCACGCATGATCCGAATCTTGCAAAAAAATATGCTGACCGGGTGGTATACCTGAAAGATGGGTATGTCGAAGACCGTACTGATGTTGCTAACTGA
- a CDS encoding COG1361 S-layer family protein has translation MMNYKKPIGILVLLMLLFVTAVPIIAGAASSSSTLRVDLLRYDPYPAEIGSYVDVWIKIENFASGTAEDVSIKIEPEYPFSLDSENNAIKNFGNLPPERTAIHEYRLYVDDGAKAGTGSFDILYRASDESSWQKTTFDIKVGSTTFDSKGTVGLSNVISSPEVFMPGDEGSVSFTLTNTAQQSTITIDDQIYDTYARVQSATLMGTDMITVTSQPYEGKGVLGPGDFVQVTYNIKVSDSMDDGTYFLDLVMIGNSHSFNNNWMVPVVVDSSAVRVIPSVPLVLENGKADLEFDVANIHPNALSSVLVKLEADDVEFLPQEYFVGSMDPDELFTIEIEAQAEDPDKTGPVNLTIYTDYRNGLNEHEEVIGSHVLTLEHVEEDGNNTALAILLIGGIIVAVAYYMYRKKGLRISMDR, from the coding sequence ATGATGAATTATAAAAAACCAATAGGGATCCTGGTATTGTTGATGTTACTATTTGTTACTGCAGTTCCCATAATTGCTGGTGCAGCATCTTCCAGCAGTACATTAAGAGTGGACCTGTTGAGGTATGATCCTTATCCTGCGGAAATAGGTTCCTACGTAGATGTCTGGATCAAAATTGAGAACTTTGCATCAGGTACTGCTGAAGACGTTTCAATAAAGATCGAACCAGAGTATCCTTTTTCACTTGATTCAGAGAATAATGCAATCAAGAACTTTGGTAACTTGCCTCCTGAAAGGACTGCTATCCATGAGTATCGTCTTTATGTAGATGATGGCGCAAAGGCAGGTACAGGAAGTTTTGACATACTGTATCGTGCAAGTGACGAATCTTCCTGGCAAAAGACCACTTTTGATATCAAAGTAGGCTCCACCACTTTTGATAGTAAGGGTACGGTAGGACTCTCAAACGTGATCTCCTCTCCTGAGGTATTCATGCCGGGTGATGAAGGAAGTGTAAGTTTCACTTTGACAAATACTGCTCAGCAGAGTACGATCACTATTGACGATCAGATCTATGATACCTATGCTAGAGTGCAGTCAGCAACACTCATGGGTACTGATATGATAACAGTGACCAGTCAGCCGTATGAAGGAAAGGGTGTACTAGGCCCCGGGGATTTCGTGCAGGTCACCTATAACATCAAGGTTAGTGATTCGATGGATGATGGCACTTATTTCCTTGATCTGGTCATGATAGGTAACTCCCATTCTTTCAATAACAACTGGATGGTTCCGGTTGTTGTGGATTCCTCTGCTGTGAGGGTAATCCCTTCAGTGCCTCTTGTCCTGGAAAATGGCAAGGCTGACCTTGAGTTTGATGTTGCGAACATCCATCCGAATGCATTGTCCTCTGTGCTGGTAAAACTTGAAGCAGATGATGTGGAATTTCTTCCACAGGAATATTTCGTGGGATCCATGGATCCTGATGAGCTGTTTACCATTGAGATCGAAGCACAGGCAGAAGACCCTGATAAGACCGGTCCGGTGAACCTCACCATCTACACGGATTACAGGAACGGTTTGAACGAACACGAGGAGGTCATTGGATCACATGTTCTTACACTGGAACATGTGGAGGAGGACGGCAATAATACTGCACTTGCGATACTATTGATCGGTGGTATCATTGTAGCTGTTGCCTATTACATGTACAGGAAGAAAGGCCTGAGAATATCTATGGACCGCTGA
- a CDS encoding DMT family transporter yields MSYVFLFAAILFEVMGTTCMKLSEGFTKTLPSIMIFVFYGVSFTLFTLALKRLEVSLAYAIWSGIGTLSITAIGIFYFDETLTALKVGSIALIVIGVIGLNLSSGIN; encoded by the coding sequence ATGAGCTACGTATTTCTTTTTGCAGCCATACTTTTCGAAGTCATGGGAACCACCTGCATGAAACTATCAGAAGGTTTTACCAAAACACTTCCTTCGATAATGATCTTTGTATTCTATGGAGTAAGCTTCACTCTTTTCACACTGGCCCTCAAAAGACTTGAGGTCAGCCTTGCATATGCGATCTGGTCAGGTATCGGTACACTGAGCATTACTGCGATCGGTATCTTCTATTTTGATGAAACACTGACTGCCCTTAAAGTCGGTTCCATTGCCCTTATCGTCATTGGAGTCATCGGACTCAACTTAAGCAGTGGGATAAACTAA
- a CDS encoding FecCD family ABC transporter permease, with translation MEFTADKMDDLKEDTLPLDYTGYIRKKISFIMISSILLLLLLIHSISVGAANISFTDVMAALLGHDVGNVSTIIWNIRLPRALTAIVSGIGLSVAGVALQSILRNPLGSPYTLGISHAAAFGAAFSVIVLGSGSMRSTGADAVMLNNPYMTTAVAFLFSMIATFILIAIARYRNASPEVMILTGVALASLFTAGTMFLQYFADDVQLAAVVFWTFGDVGRADWGDLGILTAVIVPSMAYFILNRWNYNAIDAGDETAKGLGVDVEKIRLWGMLVASLMTAFVVAFLGVIGFVGLVCPHIARKFVGDEQRFLLPASCLTGGLLLLGADTAARLMLAPHELPVAILTAFMGAPLFLYLLIRGYQH, from the coding sequence ATGGAATTTACAGCAGATAAAATGGATGATCTAAAGGAAGATACACTTCCTTTGGACTATACAGGTTACATAAGAAAGAAGATATCATTCATAATGATCTCATCAATCCTTTTGTTACTGTTACTCATCCATTCCATATCCGTAGGTGCTGCAAATATTTCTTTTACGGATGTAATGGCTGCACTGCTTGGCCACGATGTTGGAAATGTTTCCACCATTATATGGAACATACGTCTCCCAAGAGCACTGACAGCCATTGTTTCAGGTATAGGCCTATCTGTTGCAGGCGTAGCGCTCCAGTCAATCCTCCGAAACCCGCTTGGTTCACCATACACGCTGGGAATATCACATGCTGCTGCATTCGGTGCAGCATTCTCAGTGATCGTTCTTGGCAGCGGCAGTATGCGAAGCACAGGAGCAGATGCGGTCATGCTGAACAATCCTTACATGACAACAGCGGTTGCATTCTTGTTCTCCATGATAGCCACATTCATCCTGATAGCTATCGCAAGGTACAGGAACGCTTCCCCGGAAGTTATGATCCTCACAGGGGTTGCACTGGCATCTCTTTTTACTGCGGGTACAATGTTCCTACAGTATTTTGCAGACGATGTCCAGCTTGCAGCAGTAGTTTTCTGGACCTTCGGGGACGTCGGGAGAGCCGATTGGGGAGATCTCGGGATACTGACAGCCGTCATTGTTCCTTCAATGGCATATTTCATCCTCAACCGCTGGAACTACAATGCCATTGATGCAGGAGATGAAACAGCCAAAGGACTTGGTGTTGACGTGGAAAAGATCCGCCTCTGGGGTATGCTTGTAGCATCCCTGATGACCGCTTTTGTCGTGGCGTTCCTGGGTGTGATCGGTTTTGTCGGGCTGGTCTGTCCGCATATTGCACGCAAGTTCGTAGGTGATGAACAAAGATTCCTCCTGCCGGCCTCCTGCCTTACAGGTGGCCTGTTGTTACTTGGTGCAGACACTGCAGCACGCCTTATGCTCGCACCCCACGAGCTTCCGGTAGCTATACTGACCGCTTTTATGGGTGCTCCGCTATTCCTTTACTTGCTTATCAGGGGGTATCAACACTAA
- a CDS encoding AbrB/MazE/SpoVT family DNA-binding domain-containing protein, translating into MLKNIRKVSGAQMGVLRICLPPALAANVGINPGGKVSITIEKGKLVVSPIPDPRPKVSGIGTRKNKLINPKRR; encoded by the coding sequence ATGTTGAAAAATATAAGAAAGGTAAGTGGTGCCCAAATGGGCGTCTTAAGAATCTGCCTTCCACCTGCCCTAGCAGCAAATGTCGGGATTAATCCGGGTGGAAAAGTATCGATCACTATAGAAAAAGGAAAATTGGTTGTTTCTCCAATTCCCGACCCTCGACCAAAAGTTTCGGGAATTGGAACCCGCAAGAACAAATTGATTAACCCCAAAAGGAGATAA
- the corA gene encoding magnesium/cobalt transporter CorA — protein MGKIIHAGSRKVGVAPGTLIHIGKKQLTEPKITVIDYNEDNFQELVAENIEEAYPFKDSENVSWINIHGVHHVDLIEKIGTNFGIHPLVLEDIVHTDQRPKVEFFDSYIYIVLKMLQYDKEKEEIIAEQVSIILGSNFVISFQEILGDTFDPIRDRIRTSKGRIRKQGPDYLTYALLDSIVDSYFVMLEIIGENIEALDDELLDSPTPKTLESIHRLKKEVILLRKFVWPLREVVNSLQRDESFFVKETTSFFLKDIYDHIIQVMDTIESYRDILSTMLDLYLSTASNKMNEIMKVLTIIATIFIPLTFIAGIYGMNFEYMPELKWHLGYPVIWALMIAVAIVMLAYFRKLKWI, from the coding sequence ATGGGTAAAATAATTCATGCGGGTTCCAGAAAAGTAGGTGTTGCTCCCGGAACACTGATCCATATTGGAAAAAAGCAGCTAACAGAGCCAAAAATAACTGTTATTGATTACAATGAGGATAATTTCCAGGAACTGGTAGCAGAAAATATCGAGGAAGCATATCCATTTAAAGATAGTGAAAACGTTTCCTGGATCAATATTCACGGAGTACATCATGTAGACCTGATCGAAAAGATAGGTACTAACTTTGGAATCCACCCCCTCGTACTTGAAGACATCGTCCATACTGATCAACGACCAAAAGTAGAGTTCTTCGATTCTTATATCTACATCGTTCTGAAGATGCTACAATATGATAAGGAAAAAGAAGAGATTATAGCTGAGCAGGTCAGTATTATCCTCGGCTCAAATTTTGTAATTTCGTTCCAGGAAATTCTGGGGGACACTTTCGATCCGATAAGAGATCGAATAAGAACATCAAAGGGCCGGATCCGAAAGCAAGGTCCGGACTATCTGACTTATGCACTTCTGGATTCTATAGTTGACAGCTATTTTGTTATGCTTGAGATAATAGGTGAAAATATAGAAGCGCTAGATGACGAACTTTTGGATAGTCCTACACCAAAAACTCTCGAAAGCATCCATCGATTAAAGAAAGAAGTTATTCTTTTAAGAAAATTCGTCTGGCCTTTAAGAGAAGTTGTTAACAGTTTGCAGAGGGATGAATCATTTTTTGTTAAAGAGACAACATCATTTTTCTTGAAAGATATCTATGACCACATAATTCAGGTAATGGATACAATTGAATCATATAGAGATATTCTCTCCACGATGCTTGACCTTTACCTTTCGACTGCAAGCAATAAAATGAACGAGATCATGAAGGTGCTTACCATCATAGCCACCATCTTTATTCCCCTCACTTTTATTGCAGGGATATATGGTATGAACTTTGAATATATGCCAGAGCTGAAATGGCATTTGGGATATCCTGTGATCTGGGCACTAATGATAGCTGTAGCTATTGTAATGCTTGCTTATTTCAGAAAACTTAAATGGATCTGA
- the bcp gene encoding thioredoxin-dependent thiol peroxidase — MAKTSISAGEKAPNLCLPDAEGNNVSLEDLKGKWVVLYFYPRDNTSGCSIEAMEFTKLKSDFEKEGAFILGVSKDSQKSHQKFIEKKELGITLLSDESTELQQSYDVWHQKKMAGKEYMGTVRTTFLIDPEGNVAKVWDKVKAKGHAMEVLEELRRIKGE, encoded by the coding sequence ATGGCAAAAACATCAATTTCTGCAGGTGAAAAGGCTCCGAATCTCTGTCTTCCAGATGCAGAAGGTAACAATGTATCATTAGAGGATCTGAAGGGAAAATGGGTCGTTCTCTATTTTTATCCACGGGATAACACGTCCGGCTGTAGCATTGAGGCCATGGAATTTACAAAGCTTAAGAGCGATTTCGAGAAAGAAGGTGCATTCATACTTGGTGTCAGTAAGGACAGCCAGAAATCACACCAGAAGTTCATTGAGAAGAAAGAACTTGGGATCACTCTTCTTTCAGACGAGAGCACTGAGTTGCAACAAAGCTATGATGTGTGGCACCAAAAGAAGATGGCAGGCAAGGAATACATGGGCACCGTCAGGACGACCTTCCTCATCGATCCTGAAGGGAACGTTGCGAAGGTATGGGATAAGGTCAAGGCCAAAGGGCATGCAATGGAAGTACTTGAGGAACTGAGGAGAATCAAGGGAGAATAA
- a CDS encoding ABC transporter permease produces MLKFSQALHLSIGSISSYKLRSALTTLGIIIGIAAVVANVSLGASFNQFFVDELGSQGSNFIVIYSEDINLFYDNQLDVIKNTPKVEGVSPIRQQLAGVTYISTLRQVDIQGTSADYEQIGNIQLEVGNFFSEQDKYAAVLGSDVAYEKFDQKVSYRNSIDIEFIRRDGTPVSRSFKVIGIIDSPDTTFIQSGAESDVRIFIPIDTMNEMLGIEDYGGFSITVEDAESVRPVSDEIDKKIARSLGVSERELDNEDVKPYSIFNQADILDQLDELSAGLTSLFISVALISLIVGSIGIMNIMLVTVTERTKEIGLLKSLGYTRSNILYLFITESIILGLIGGILGTILGFVGSYAAVSFLNLPYIFPTYLLVLGVGIAVVVGLIAGVYPANKASKLDPVDSLRKS; encoded by the coding sequence ATGCTGAAATTCTCACAGGCTCTGCATCTGTCCATTGGCAGTATCAGCAGCTACAAGCTGCGGTCTGCACTTACAACTCTTGGTATTATCATAGGAATAGCTGCTGTTGTTGCAAATGTATCTCTTGGTGCCAGCTTCAACCAGTTCTTCGTTGATGAGCTTGGCTCCCAGGGGTCGAATTTCATTGTTATTTACAGTGAGGATATTAATCTCTTCTATGACAATCAGCTTGATGTAATAAAGAACACTCCAAAGGTCGAAGGAGTGTCACCTATCCGACAGCAATTGGCGGGTGTTACATATATCAGTACTCTCCGGCAGGTTGATATTCAGGGGACTTCGGCCGATTATGAACAGATCGGCAACATACAGCTGGAGGTTGGTAATTTCTTCTCGGAGCAGGATAAGTATGCTGCTGTGCTGGGTTCGGATGTTGCATACGAGAAGTTTGATCAGAAGGTCTCCTATCGTAATTCCATTGATATCGAGTTCATACGCAGGGATGGTACACCTGTATCTCGCAGCTTCAAGGTGATTGGTATTATTGATAGTCCTGATACTACTTTTATCCAGAGCGGGGCTGAATCTGATGTAAGGATATTCATACCGATAGACACGATGAACGAGATGCTGGGAATTGAGGACTATGGGGGATTCTCGATAACAGTTGAGGATGCTGAATCAGTGCGTCCTGTTTCTGATGAGATCGATAAGAAGATCGCCAGAAGCCTTGGAGTTTCTGAAAGGGAACTTGATAATGAGGACGTAAAGCCTTATAGCATTTTTAACCAGGCTGATATTCTTGATCAGCTTGATGAGCTCTCAGCCGGTCTGACATCCCTCTTTATCTCGGTTGCTCTGATCTCACTGATAGTCGGTTCTATCGGTATCATGAATATCATGCTTGTGACAGTTACCGAAAGGACAAAAGAGATAGGGCTTTTGAAATCGCTTGGTTATACTAGATCAAATATTCTCTACCTGTTCATTACAGAGTCAATAATACTCGGTTTGATCGGTGGTATCCTGGGAACGATACTGGGCTTTGTTGGTTCTTACGCTGCAGTAAGTTTCCTTAACCTGCCTTACATCTTCCCGACATATCTCCTAGTTCTTGGTGTTGGTATAGCCGTAGTTGTTGGTCTGATCGCAGGTGTCTATCCTGCAAATAAAGCTTCAAAGCTCGATCCTGTGGATTCCTTAAGAAAGAGCTGA
- a CDS encoding flavodoxin family protein, whose translation MNNVKILGVGGSPRKNGNTDILLDSFLKGAESEGAETKKLHLRDYSIESCIGCEACRKAGTCTQFHDGMNLLYPEIEAADGLILGSPTYNYNITAPMKAFIDRLYPFYDFAEERPGPYSSKLGDQGRKALVFTVCEQVKAEEMGFTLEALGMPLEALGYEVLEKFLSTGCFRKGAVSKDEDILEKAFESGKKMALALR comes from the coding sequence ATGAACAATGTTAAGATTCTTGGAGTCGGAGGAAGCCCTCGTAAAAATGGGAATACTGATATTCTGCTTGATAGTTTTTTGAAAGGAGCAGAATCCGAAGGAGCTGAAACAAAGAAGCTCCATCTAAGGGATTATTCTATCGAATCCTGCATTGGATGTGAGGCCTGCAGGAAAGCCGGTACTTGCACGCAGTTCCATGATGGTATGAACTTGCTCTATCCGGAAATTGAAGCTGCAGATGGCCTTATCCTTGGTTCTCCCACTTATAATTACAACATAACTGCCCCCATGAAAGCCTTCATTGATCGTCTCTATCCATTCTACGATTTTGCTGAAGAACGTCCGGGACCCTACTCGAGCAAACTTGGAGATCAGGGAAGAAAAGCACTTGTCTTTACCGTCTGCGAGCAGGTCAAAGCCGAAGAAATGGGATTTACGCTTGAGGCCCTTGGAATGCCTCTTGAAGCACTGGGTTATGAGGTACTGGAAAAATTCCTGTCTACCGGCTGCTTCAGGAAGGGTGCTGTCTCAAAGGATGAAGATATTCTGGAGAAAGCCTTTGAATCTGGTAAAAAGATGGCATTGGCTCTTCGATAA
- a CDS encoding ABC transporter permease, with protein MVNLSQATKIALGSIRSAKVRSALTTLGIVIGVAAVIVNISLGVGFSQSFEDNIGAVGSNFIVVFTQKNNVFHDNQLEVVKNTAGVEAVSPVNGQIGTLTYQSSSRSASINGVSSEYEEVGNILMEKGQFLTDQDQYVAVIGSDIAYDKFERNLSVKNSINISINRIDGTVSTRKFTVKGIVQDPDATYIAPEVDPRFRVFIPLDVMQEMQGVNDIGGFFIKAESLETLEATTDEVDENLARSVGVPSRDIDNEDAKPYVIFSQQEILEQLNQISNALTSILTAIALIALLVGSIGITNIMLVTVTERTKEIGILKSLGYTYRDILTIFVVESAIIGFLGGIFGVILGVIGSYIVNQYLDVPFIFPISLVFLGFGIALFVGVISGVYPANKAARMDPGESLRYE; from the coding sequence ATGGTAAATCTCTCACAGGCAACGAAGATCGCACTTGGTAGCATACGTAGTGCTAAGGTACGCTCTGCTTTGACCACTCTTGGTATTGTCATAGGCGTAGCTGCTGTTATTGTGAACATTTCGCTTGGTGTGGGATTCAGCCAGAGCTTTGAAGATAACATTGGAGCTGTGGGCTCTAATTTTATTGTTGTTTTTACTCAAAAGAACAATGTCTTCCATGATAACCAGCTTGAGGTTGTAAAGAACACAGCAGGTGTCGAGGCGGTATCGCCTGTTAATGGACAAATAGGTACTCTCACGTATCAATCTTCAAGCAGGAGTGCCTCAATAAATGGTGTTAGTTCCGAATATGAGGAAGTCGGGAACATTTTGATGGAAAAAGGTCAGTTCCTTACTGACCAGGACCAGTACGTTGCTGTGATAGGTTCGGATATAGCATATGATAAATTTGAAAGGAATCTTTCTGTAAAGAACTCCATCAACATTTCAATTAACAGGATAGATGGTACTGTAAGCACCCGCAAGTTCACGGTGAAAGGTATCGTTCAGGATCCGGATGCTACATATATTGCTCCGGAGGTCGATCCAAGGTTCAGGGTATTTATTCCTCTGGATGTTATGCAGGAGATGCAGGGTGTAAATGATATCGGTGGCTTTTTCATAAAAGCTGAGAGCCTTGAGACCCTTGAAGCTACTACTGATGAGGTTGACGAGAACCTTGCAAGGTCCGTTGGTGTTCCAAGTCGTGATATTGATAATGAGGACGCAAAACCCTATGTGATCTTCAGCCAGCAGGAGATCCTTGAGCAGTTAAACCAGATCTCCAATGCACTCACCTCGATCCTGACAGCGATCGCATTGATAGCCCTTCTTGTTGGTTCTATCGGTATTACCAACATCATGCTCGTGACAGTTACCGAAAGGACAAAAGAGATAGGTATCCTCAAGTCCCTTGGATATACCTACAGGGATATTCTGACGATCTTTGTTGTGGAATCGGCTATTATTGGTTTCTTAGGCGGTATCTTTGGTGTTATCCTCGGAGTTATAGGCTCTTACATTGTGAACCAGTACCTTGATGTACCGTTCATCTTCCCGATATCCCTTGTTTTCCTGGGATTTGGTATCGCACTCTTTGTAGGTGTCATATCAGGAGTATATCCTGCTAATAAAGCAGCTAGAATGGACCCTGGGGAGTCGTTGAGATATGAATGA
- a CDS encoding iron ABC transporter substrate-binding protein — MKFKAYSGILIILVLMLSCIGAGCLSGSGQSSEENVEVQTITDGLGRKVTVPVGPERIVCQGPGALRYICYLGAQDAVVGVEDIELRKDENRRPYAIANPQFQNMPLIGEYRGNTDPEKIVTVDPDVIFWTYVQSANDADELQAKTGIPVVALNYGDLGVYRNDMYFSLHTMAEVMGKEERAEEVIKFFDMTIEDLESRTSDIPEDEKTSVYVGGIAYRGPHGFQSTEPSYPPFTLINAKNAATSLGTEHADVSKEAIIEWDPEIIFVDLSTYQTTPSAVDELETDPAYTSLTAVKSGEVYGILPYNWYTTNHGSVLAAAYYSGKVIYPERFQDIEPSDKADEIYTFLLGEPVYENLSSGFSAGFGQIELDQ, encoded by the coding sequence ATGAAATTCAAAGCATATAGTGGAATACTAATTATTCTCGTACTGATGCTGTCCTGTATCGGTGCTGGTTGTCTTTCAGGCTCCGGCCAGTCATCAGAGGAAAATGTTGAAGTTCAGACCATAACCGATGGTCTTGGCAGAAAAGTAACTGTCCCTGTTGGTCCTGAAAGAATTGTCTGTCAGGGGCCAGGGGCATTAAGGTATATTTGCTATCTTGGTGCACAGGATGCAGTTGTTGGTGTGGAAGACATTGAATTGAGAAAAGATGAAAATAGAAGACCCTATGCTATTGCTAATCCTCAATTCCAGAACATGCCCCTGATCGGCGAATACAGGGGAAACACTGACCCCGAAAAGATCGTTACTGTCGATCCGGATGTGATCTTCTGGACATACGTACAGTCAGCTAATGATGCAGATGAACTTCAGGCAAAGACAGGGATCCCTGTGGTAGCTCTTAATTATGGAGATCTCGGCGTCTACCGCAATGATATGTACTTTTCACTACATACCATGGCAGAAGTAATGGGGAAAGAAGAGAGAGCTGAAGAGGTCATTAAGTTCTTCGATATGACAATTGAAGACTTAGAATCCCGGACATCGGATATCCCTGAAGACGAAAAGACATCAGTCTATGTCGGTGGCATAGCATACAGGGGTCCGCACGGATTCCAGTCAACAGAACCGTCCTACCCGCCATTTACGCTGATAAACGCAAAGAATGCAGCAACTTCACTTGGGACCGAGCACGCTGATGTGTCAAAGGAAGCTATCATTGAATGGGACCCCGAGATCATTTTTGTTGATCTTTCAACATACCAGACCACGCCTTCAGCAGTTGATGAGCTAGAAACTGATCCCGCATATACATCATTGACAGCTGTAAAGAGCGGCGAAGTTTATGGCATACTACCTTACAACTGGTACACTACAAACCATGGTTCAGTCCTTGCTGCTGCTTACTATTCAGGAAAGGTGATCTACCCTGAAAGGTTCCAGGATATCGAACCTTCCGACAAAGCAGATGAGATCTATACATTCCTCCTTGGGGAACCAGTTTATGAAAACCTGAGCTCCGGATTCAGTGCAGGATTCGGACAGATCGAACTGGATCAATAA
- a CDS encoding MarC family protein has translation MDLIGYFIYSFVTLFIIVSPITGVITFITLTNGLTLNAKNVIAKKSVLLAFVIAMFFILTGNIILDILGISLDSLKVAGGLLLFTISFDMMHAKISRESITDKEIDASADREDLWIFPIAMPILTGPATITTAIILTETAEVVQEKLLVILATVLTYSIALVTFLFSRRIHKKMGYNGMLVLTRLFGLFLGAISVTMIASGIWGIYLSMIALPT, from the coding sequence ATGGACTTAATCGGATATTTTATCTATTCTTTTGTCACTTTATTTATTATTGTAAGCCCTATTACCGGAGTAATTACTTTTATAACACTAACCAATGGTCTCACTCTGAATGCAAAGAATGTGATCGCAAAGAAATCCGTTTTGTTGGCATTTGTTATTGCCATGTTCTTCATTTTAACGGGAAACATTATTCTTGATATTCTTGGGATAAGTCTTGATTCGTTGAAGGTTGCCGGTGGATTGTTACTTTTCACGATATCTTTTGATATGATGCATGCCAAGATATCAAGAGAAAGCATTACTGACAAAGAGATAGATGCATCCGCTGATCGTGAAGATCTCTGGATCTTCCCAATTGCAATGCCTATTCTAACCGGTCCTGCCACTATAACAACAGCTATAATTCTTACAGAGACCGCTGAAGTGGTCCAGGAAAAATTGCTCGTAATACTTGCAACAGTCCTGACCTATTCAATAGCCCTGGTAACATTTCTCTTTTCGAGGAGAATACACAAGAAAATGGGATACAATGGAATGCTGGTACTTACCAGACTATTCGGTCTGTTCCTGGGTGCGATCTCAGTAACTATGATCGCAAGTGGTATCTGGGGAATTTACCTTAGCATGATCGCATTGCCAACTTGA